From a single Candidatus Dependentiae bacterium genomic region:
- a CDS encoding replication-associated recombination protein A, producing MMDAQLSLFKKNIKPLPELIRPKNLDDIFGQEHLLKNGSVFRKLVETDSFGSIIFWGPPGTGKTTLANVIANLTERKFINFNAALNGTKEVKEVIDLANQEINFGGKAIILFIDEIHRFNKSQQDLFLKPVEQGQIILIGATTENPSFAVNGALLSRCSVYLLNQLNDQDLLNIIEKIILHYKSVNRQIVIDDDAKKIVVNYANGDARTLINIIEMAISFAKGLIKNCDIVTVDIVKQILSTRKFAYDKNGEEHYNLLSALHKSIRGSDVNASLYWLARLIESGADPLIICRRLTVAASEDIGLADPDAIVQAISVRQAVEFLGLPECKINLSQLVIYLATAPKSNSVYIAINEAIKDVHEKNNLPVPLNICNAESNLMKNLGYGKNYKYDHEYKYHYSGQDYLPDDLKDCIYYNPGELGFEKEVKRRMDFWKNLKSKIIEEENNG from the coding sequence ATTATGGATGCACAGCTTTCTCTTTTTAAAAAAAATATAAAGCCATTACCTGAGCTTATCAGACCAAAAAATTTGGATGATATTTTTGGACAGGAACATTTATTAAAAAATGGATCTGTTTTTAGAAAATTAGTCGAAACCGATTCGTTTGGCAGTATAATTTTTTGGGGACCTCCCGGGACCGGAAAGACTACTCTCGCCAATGTTATAGCCAATTTGACTGAACGAAAATTTATTAATTTTAATGCTGCATTAAATGGAACTAAAGAAGTAAAAGAGGTTATAGACCTTGCAAATCAAGAAATAAATTTTGGTGGCAAAGCAATAATTTTATTTATCGATGAAATACATAGATTCAACAAATCTCAACAAGATTTATTTTTAAAACCGGTTGAACAAGGTCAAATAATTTTAATTGGTGCTACTACCGAAAATCCAAGCTTTGCCGTTAATGGTGCTTTGCTTAGTAGATGTTCGGTATATCTATTAAATCAGCTAAACGATCAAGATCTACTCAATATAATAGAAAAAATTATTTTACATTATAAATCTGTTAATAGACAGATAGTTATAGATGACGATGCTAAAAAAATAGTTGTAAATTATGCTAATGGTGATGCAAGAACTTTAATAAATATTATAGAAATGGCTATAAGTTTTGCTAAGGGTTTAATTAAAAATTGCGATATAGTAACCGTTGATATTGTAAAACAAATTTTATCTACAAGAAAATTTGCATACGATAAAAATGGAGAAGAGCATTATAATTTACTTTCAGCTTTACATAAATCAATTAGAGGTTCCGATGTAAATGCAAGTTTATATTGGCTGGCTCGTTTAATTGAATCCGGTGCAGATCCACTAATAATTTGCCGACGTTTGACAGTTGCTGCGAGTGAAGATATTGGACTTGCCGATCCTGATGCAATTGTTCAAGCCATATCTGTTAGACAGGCTGTAGAATTTTTAGGTTTGCCCGAATGTAAAATAAATTTATCGCAATTGGTTATTTATCTTGCAACTGCACCAAAGTCAAATAGTGTTTATATAGCAATAAATGAAGCTATAAAAGATGTGCATGAAAAAAATAATTTACCTGTGCCGTTAAATATTTGTAATGCTGAATCCAATCTTATGAAAAATTTGGGTTATGGAAAAAATTATAAATATGATCATGAGTATAAATATCATTATTCGGGCCAGGATTATTTGCCCGATGATTTAAAAGATTGTATATATTACAATCCCGGTGAACTTGGGTTTGAAAAAGAAGTTAAAAGAAGAATGGATTTTTGGAAAAATTTGAAAAGTAAAATTATTGAAGAGGAAAATAATGGTTGA
- the rsmA gene encoding ribosomal RNA small subunit methyltransferase A has translation MIKKQIDFNSFNEKPRKKKHFGQHFLRKFSVVENMIKKVSIKPETSVMEIGCGDGFLTKAILNLTKCKELYVYEIDPEWADYVKQIVKDPRLKINITNILDADLSVLSDQKPWVMLANLPYQITFPIFFLIQRNITLFQEGVVMIQEEVAQKIVAKSGRSYNSTSLFLQHNFDFELMEKVGPESFTPPPKVDSRLLYFKPKEIIQEIPNETEFWKFLKLCFHSPRRTLSNNLRQTHYDLSKIPDNIFTLRAQQIKFDDFLKIWSFLN, from the coding sequence ATGATAAAAAAACAGATAGATTTTAATAGTTTTAATGAAAAACCAAGAAAAAAGAAGCACTTTGGCCAACACTTTTTGCGCAAATTTTCGGTAGTCGAAAATATGATCAAAAAAGTTTCCATCAAACCTGAAACGAGTGTTATGGAAATTGGTTGCGGTGACGGTTTCTTGACAAAGGCTATTTTAAATTTAACTAAATGCAAAGAACTTTATGTTTACGAAATTGACCCTGAATGGGCAGATTACGTAAAGCAAATAGTCAAAGATCCAAGACTTAAAATCAATATAACAAACATATTGGATGCAGATTTAAGTGTATTAAGTGATCAAAAGCCTTGGGTTATGCTTGCCAATTTACCTTATCAAATAACATTTCCAATTTTTTTCTTAATTCAAAGAAATATAACACTTTTTCAAGAAGGTGTTGTTATGATTCAAGAAGAGGTCGCTCAAAAGATTGTGGCCAAATCAGGAAGAAGCTACAATTCAACTTCGCTATTTTTACAACACAATTTTGATTTTGAACTTATGGAAAAGGTTGGACCGGAATCTTTTACGCCACCACCAAAGGTTGATTCAAGACTTTTATACTTTAAACCCAAAGAGATTATTCAAGAAATTCCAAATGAAACAGAATTTTGGAAATTTCTAAAATTATGTTTTCACTCACCAAGAAGAACGCTTTCCAATAATTTAAGACAAACTCACTATGATTTATCTAAAATTCCTGATAATATTTTTACCCTTCGCGCACAACAGATAAAATTTGATGATTTTCTTAAAATTTGGTCATTTTTAAACTAA